The following are encoded in a window of Elusimicrobia bacterium HGW-Elusimicrobia-1 genomic DNA:
- a CDS encoding diguanylate cyclase response regulator, with product MTNAKIFIADDDAEILDLLIYTLESEHYTVVTASDGDTALRKIVEEKPDLIILDVNMPGMSGFEVCQKVRENSDICLTPVIILSSLAKTKDRITGIKLGADEYLTKPFEPFELAARVEGLLKRARESLAASPLTGLPGNVSIETEIKNRLAGAEEFCVIYSDLDHFKSYNDRYGFDRGDAVIKLVSTIFRTAVAEEGNSKDFIGHIGGDDFVVVTTPDKCRGIAQKIAAVFGALIINQYDTDARKNGFVSGKDRAGAPAQFPIMTISTGCAKVVPGKFPHYSLVVEKARELLKTAKTQTGNSLVCE from the coding sequence ATGACAAACGCCAAAATATTTATAGCCGACGACGACGCCGAAATACTTGATTTACTGATTTATACGCTTGAGTCCGAACATTACACGGTGGTAACCGCCTCCGACGGAGACACCGCCCTGCGAAAGATTGTTGAAGAAAAGCCGGACCTTATAATCCTGGATGTCAACATGCCCGGAATGTCGGGCTTTGAGGTTTGCCAGAAGGTCCGCGAAAACTCCGACATCTGTCTTACTCCGGTAATAATATTGAGTTCTCTGGCCAAAACCAAGGATAGAATCACCGGAATTAAACTCGGCGCCGACGAGTATCTCACCAAGCCGTTCGAGCCGTTTGAGCTTGCCGCCCGCGTCGAAGGTCTGCTCAAAAGAGCCCGGGAATCCCTGGCGGCAAGTCCTCTGACCGGCCTGCCCGGCAATGTGTCCATTGAGACGGAAATAAAAAACCGTCTCGCCGGCGCGGAGGAGTTTTGCGTGATATATTCCGACCTCGACCACTTCAAATCGTACAACGACCGCTACGGATTCGACAGGGGCGACGCCGTAATCAAACTTGTTTCCACGATATTTCGCACCGCCGTGGCGGAAGAGGGAAACTCCAAGGATTTCATAGGACACATAGGCGGAGATGATTTTGTCGTCGTAACCACTCCCGACAAGTGCCGGGGTATCGCCCAGAAAATCGCGGCCGTTTTCGGCGCTTTAATCATCAACCAATACGATACGGATGCCAGAAAAAACGGTTTTGTGTCGGGCAAAGACCGAGCCGGCGCGCCGGCTCAATTTCCTATTATGACTATTTCCACCGGATGCGCCAAAGTTGTTCCCGGAAAATTTCCGCATTATTCGCTGGTCGTGGAAAAAGCGCGCGAACTTCTTAAAACGGCCAAGACGCAAACGGGGAATTCGTTGGTCTGCGAGTAA